In one Gossypium hirsutum isolate 1008001.06 chromosome D09, Gossypium_hirsutum_v2.1, whole genome shotgun sequence genomic region, the following are encoded:
- the LOC121220881 gene encoding tryptophan--tRNA ligase, cytoplasmic-like, whose translation MEKVEDQNPQQEEDQVVNPWEVSAKDGGKIDYDKLIDKFGCQRLDQSFVDRVQRLTSRPPHVFLRRGVFFAHRDFNDILDAYERGQKFYLYTGRGPSSEALHLGHLIPFMFTKYLQDAFKVPLVIQLTDDEKCMWKNLSVEESQRLARENAKDIIACGFDISKTFIFSDFDYVGGAFYKNMVKVAKCVTYNKVVGIFGFTGEDHIGKVSFPPVQAVPSFPSSFPHLFSGKDDLRCLIPCAIDQVQCFV comes from the exons ATGGAGAAGGTAGAGGACCAGAATCCCCAGCAAGAAGAAGACCAAGTTGTGAATCCATGGGAAGTATCGGCCAAAGACGGCGGTAAGATTGATTACGATAAGCTCATTGACAAATTCGGCTGCCAAAGGCTGGATCAATCCTTTGTTGACCGCGTCCAACGCCTCACTTCTCGTCCCCCTCACGTCTTCCTCCGCCGTGGCGTTTTCTTTGCCCATCGCGATTTCAATGATATTTTGGATGCCTACGAGCGAGGGCAGAAGTTTTATTTGTATACTGGTCGAGGACCTTCTTCTGAAGCTTTGCATTTGGGCCATTTGATTCCTTTCATGTTTACCAA ATACCTGCAAGATGCTTTCAAGGTCCCTCTTGTTATACAACTGACTGATGACGAGAAGTGCATGTGGAAAAATCTTTCTGTGGAGGAGAGCCAACGACTCGCCCGTGAGAATGCTAAAGACATCATTGCTTGTGGTTTTGACATATCAAAGACATTCATATTCTCAGACTTTGATTATGTCGGGGG tgcctTCTATAAAAATATGGTCAAGGTTGCCAAGTGTGTCACATACAACAAG GTTGTTGGCATATTTGGATTCACGGGAGAGGATCATATTGGAAAAGTTAGCTTTCCACCTGTGCAG GCTGTCCCATCATTTCCCTCTTCATTCCCACATCTATTCTCTGGCAAGGATGATCTACGTTGTCTGATTCCATGTGCAATTGATCAGGTTCAGTGCTTTGTTTAG
- the LOC107891513 gene encoding tryptophan--tRNA ligase, cytoplasmic, producing the protein MEKVEDQNPQQEEDQVVNPWEVSAKDGGKIDYDKLIDKFGCQRLDQSFVDRVQRLTSRPPHVFLRRGVFFAHRDFNDILDAYERGQKFYLYTGRGPSSEALHLGHLIPFMFTKYLQDAFKVPLVIQLTDDEKCMWKNLSVEESQRLARENAKDIIACGFDISKTFIFSDFDYVGGAFYKNMVKVAKCVTYNKVVGIFGFTGEDHIGKVSFPPVQAVPSFPSSFPHLFSGKDDLRCLIPCAIDQDPYFRMTRDVAPRIGYHKPALIESLFFPALQGETGKMSASDPNSAIYVTDSAKDIKYKVNKHAFTGGQETIEKHRQYGANLEVDIPIKYLNFFLEDDAELEHIKKEYGAGRMLTGEVKKRLIEVLTEIVERHRRARAAVTDEMVDAFMAVRPLPNMFD; encoded by the exons ATGGAGAAGGTAGAGGACCAGAATCCCCAGCAAGAAGAAGACCAAGTTGTGAATCCATGGGAAGTATCGGCCAAAGACGGCGGTAAGATTGATTACGATAAGCTCATTGACAAATTCGGCTGCCAAAGGCTGGATCAATCCTTTGTTGACCGCGTCCAACGCCTCACTTCTCGTCCCCCTCACGTCTTCCTCCGCCGTGGCGTTTTCTTTGCCCATCGCGATTTCAATGATATTTTGGATGCCTACGAGCGAGGGCAGAAGTTTTATTTGTATACTGGTCGAGGACCTTCTTCTGAAGCTTTGCATTTGGGCCATTTGATTCCTTTCATGTTTACCAA ATACCTGCAAGATGCTTTCAAGGTCCCTCTTGTTATACAACTGACTGATGACGAGAAGTGCATGTGGAAAAATCTTTCTGTGGAGGAGAGCCAACGACTCGCCCGTGAGAATGCTAAAGACATCATTGCTTGTGGTTTTGACATATCAAAGACATTCATATTCTCAGACTTTGATTATGTCGGGGG tgcctTCTATAAAAATATGGTCAAGGTTGCCAAGTGTGTCACATACAACAAG GTTGTTGGCATATTTGGATTCACGGGAGAGGATCATATTGGAAAAGTTAGCTTTCCACCTGTGCAG GCTGTCCCATCATTTCCCTCTTCATTCCCACATCTATTCTCTGGCAAGGATGATCTACGTTGTCTGATTCCATGTGCAATTGATCAG GATCCATATTTTAGAATGACAAGAGATGTTGCCCCTCGGATAGGGTATCACAAGCCTGCATTGATTGAATCATTATTCTTTCCCGCTCTCCAG GGTGAAACGGGGAAAATGTCAGCTAGTGATCCAAATTCTGCAATTTATGTGACTGATTCTGCGAAGGACATTAAATACAAG GTAAACAAGCATGCATTTACTGGAGGACAAGAAACCATAGAAAAACACAGACAATATGGAGCAAATCTTGAG GTAGATATACCAATTAAATATCTTAACTTCTTCCTTGAGGATGATGCTGAACTTGAGCACATAAAGAAG GAGTACGGGGCAGGACGCATGCTTACAGGTGAGGTGAAAAAGCGACTGATAGAAGTTTTGACTGAAATAGTAGAAAGACATCGAAGGGCTCGAGCAGCAGTAACGGATGAG ATGGTGGATGCATTTATGGCTGTTAGACCACTTCCCAATATGTTTGATTGA
- the LOC121220882 gene encoding uncharacterized protein, whose product MAKCFNVVQKQKRAQIAERKRLIHGDPATKKLKNKSQSLSVSGKRKRKLLKKWRREQKEVIEKGLVTMEDVEMVAAEGTTEDGGTSQDATIKVPTKFPMKKNLKLKRINRKGKKKGGSSKAGIEAASVDSMIE is encoded by the exons atggCAAAGTGTTTCAACGTGGTTCAGAAGCAGAAGAGAGCCCAAATAGCGGAGAGAAAAAGATTAATTCATGGTGACCCTGCAACTAAGAAGCTAAAGAACAAATCCCAATCACTCTCCGTCTCTGGAAAACGCAAACGCAAGCTTCTCAAAAAATGGCGCAGG GAGCAAAAGGAGGTTATAGAGAAGGGTTTGGTGACTATGGAAGATGTGGAAATGGTGGCTGCTGAAG GTACAACTGAAGATGGAGGCACATCCCAAGATGCCACCAtcaaagtgccaacaaagttccCCATGAAGAAGAATTTGAAGCTCAAACGCATTAATCGAAAAG GGAAAAAGAAGGGTGGTAGTTCAAAGGCTGGGATTGAAGCTGCTTCAGTGGATTCCATGATAGAATAA